From the Dethiosulfovibrio russensis genome, the window AACAGTGGAGTTTACCGTTTTGTTCTGGGACATATATCCTGTTTTGCGAGGTCACCGGAGAAGCCACGACTCCTCCCTCCATCTTGATGGACCATAGGAGTGAGCCATTTTCGGTCCCTACGCAGTAGAAGGTTCCGGATGATGTCCCTAGATAGGCCTGTTTTTCCGATAAAACTATGTCGGTGGTAGCTGCTCCGTCGGCTTTGAAGCCCCACAGGGGGGTAACTCCCTTTACCCTTATGGCGTGCAGTACCCCATCCCATCCGCAGTAGTAGACCACCCCGTCGAAGTAGGCAGGAGTAGCATCGATAGGACCTCCTGAAGATCCGCCCCATGTCCTTTTCCCCGAATCCAGGCTTAAAGCATGAAAGATGCCAGCGTGGTCGCCTACGTAGACAAAGGGAGGGGCTATCAATGGGGAGGCTAGAATTTCTCTGGAGGCCTTGAAACTCCACCTCTCCTCTCCCGTTTGGGCGTCCATTCGAACGACCTTTCCCTCCAGATTAGCCGCCATAAGAGCGTCTTCATGCAGTGCCAAAGAGGAGTTTATTCCTCCTGATGCCAGATTGTCCGGAGCGTCTGCTAGATTTTTACTCCAATAGGTGGTACCGTTTACGGTCGATAGACAGTATACTATACCCGCCCCGGATCCCACGTAAAGCCTGTCTTTCGTCACTGCCGGTGCTCCATAAAGCAGTACATCGAAAGCCCTCTGCCATTGAAGTTTGCCGGTTTTCCCGTCGAGGCAATAGAGGTTGCCGCTTCCGTCGGAGAAGAAGAGTCTTTCTCCATTCGTCGCCATATCTCCGGTTATACCGTGGAGCGCTTTATAGTGCCAGGATATGTTTTTCGATAGGTCCTTGTCGGCAATGGGCGTTTCGGCCCATGCAAGAGACGCCGATAGGATCATAAATAAGCTGTAAAAAAGTGCGAAAAACCCTTTCATCTAGATCACCTCTTCAATTTTTTTGGGCTACAATATCACTATATCATTGCCGAGATATTTATGTAGTAGGGGAGGTGGCGTCCATGTCGGAAAGGGTCTCGAAAAACGAAAATCAGGGAACCGAAGCGATCGATGAGAGAGGCAAGATAAAGACTTTTTTCTCGAGGTTGATTTCGATAACCCTATCTCCCTTTAAGGTGATTCTATCGGCTAAAAACAGGGGCACAGTGTTTGTCCTCGCCATGGTAGTGTCGACTTTGGGGGGCGTGGGATGGATATTATACGACAGTTGGAGAGAGAAAAATTCCCAGCCTGTCGGATGTGTGGATCAGAACGCCATGATGGCAGTAGGTGGTCTGGAAAAGGATGAGCCTTTCCTGGTTTACGTATCCGAGAGACGAAGGCTGGAGGATCTCTCCGCCGATTTCTACTCTCTTTTTCCCGGGTATCCGGTGGACTCCATGGCCGTAGTCTTCTCTCCCGACCGAGAAAGGGAAGTCGGATTTTCCTCCGCCGTTTTCTGTCTGGATTGGTTCGACCTGGATCCGAACGTCAGAAAGAAACTGGTGGAAATACAGAGAGGGAGGTCGAAGGACCCCTCTTTTCTGTTTGGACAAAATCCCGTTGGACTCTCTCCAGACGAAAAAATCGACGATGTTCCGGTTTTTAAGGCGACTTTCTCGTCTCGAGAGATGCTGTTCGTTTCCTTCGGGAACGCTCTGCTGCTTTCCAGTGACAGGGATTCCATGATAGGGTCTCTTAAAGCTTTAATTCACGCCATGACTAGATTGTCCTGGGATGAGGGTGGCGGTGGTCGGATAGTCCGTTCTTTCGTCGAAGGTGACAGACGGTACAGATTGTATCTCTACTCGTCTTCGAAAGATCTTTACAGCGTTCTTCCAAGAAGAACCCATCAGAGCCTGTCGGTGGATCTTTTGTTGGATATGGCGATGGGGCAGGTCGCCTCATCCAGCTCTTCCGACGAGATACTGTCGTGGCTTATTCGAAAGGACGGTGCCGGTGTCGATGATATTACCTTTGCTACGGATCCGATTCTTTATCCTAGCCTTTCTCGTGACTATTTTGTCCTGCGTGGCGACAGCTGAGGGAGGGGTGCTGTCTGGAATCTCTTTTTCCACGATCAATGGAACCGTGGTGGCCGAGGAGGTAGGCCCCCTAAGTGTTGCCGAGGGCGGCGGTATCGTCGATGGAGATCGGATCATCTCCGTCGACGGTCAAGATGCTTCGCTGGCGGAAGATATGGATTCGTTCGTGGAGGAAAAACTGGCCCAGGGACGTTCGGTTATACTGGAGGTGGAGGGGTCGGGAACCCGAAGGTTGGTTTGGCTCCGTCTGCCTAAGATCTCCAGGGCCGATGCCAAGTTTCTGGATGTCTATATGCAGATTAGAGGACACTGGAACGATATGCTCTCCGTCTGGGATTCCGCCTGCTCCCTCTACTACGATGTCATGTCCGGAGCTGAGGACAAGGCTCTTCTTAGGTCCTCGGTGTTGAAAGAAACAGGAAAGATTCAATGTTTGAGGACCGTTTTGATAGAGACAAAGGTACCCTCCCTTCCCGGCCCTTTCTGGGTTGAGCTTTCAAGGGCTAAGGAATTTATGGAATGGACCGCCTTTGCCATGGACGAGGCCATTCAGAACATGGCTTCGGATGTGGAGAATAGGAACTCTGTTAGACGTCGGATGGATTCGGTCAATTGGGGCCGTTCCGCCGCGGAGAGACATCTTTCTCTCGCTTTTAGGGAATCTGGAATGGTAATGGAAAGGAGCTTTTTCTGATGGTGAAAAAAATTCTCTTGTCTTTGTTGTCGGGGCTTTTGATCTTTGCCGCATCTTCCGGTTTTGCCGCCACCTACATAGCGGAACCAGTCCTTGTAACCCAGCCGGTCTACGACGGGATGAGCTTCTACGTATACCGTCCTTATAATATGCCCGCCGGGTGGTTCGTGACCTACGATGGATATCCCGTTTCGCGAGGAAACGGAGGTAACTGGGTTTACGGTGTACCTCGAAACGACGGAACTTTGGTCCATACCGGCTATGTTGTTGGTTCGGTCGTACCCTTTCAGCAGGCCAACTTGACGCCTGTAGTTACGGTTCCCGCGAACAACGGGGTCATGACTTCCGGTGCTATGCCTCTCACTCCTAGGTGGCTAGCGGACGATAATTTTCTAACGGTTACGAGATGGCATAGAATGGTTGATCGTCTGGCTGTTTTACACAAGCCTAAAATCCCCTTGGCTTGGAAGGGAGATCGTCCTGAGGTCCTATACGGATGGACGGGAAAAAGCTGGTATCAGATGATCTGCAAGGACGGAGAATCGCCGGCGGAGACCTTGAAACGTCATGTATACGAACTTACCAGGATGTACAAGCAGAACGGTTCCAGATGGAACGACGGAGATACAGCTGTATTGGCCGCTCATGCTCCGGCTTGGGGTTTCCTCTGGGTGGGGCGAATTTCGCCGATAAATCTCTAGGAAGTGATCGCCGTGAACCGTGGATTTCTCGCGTTGCTACTATCGTTTTTTCTGGTGTCGAACGCCGATGCCATGATGGGTAACGCCCCCGCTCTGTTGCCCCATCCCGACTACGATAACGACTACGTCGTTCCACTTCAGGTTCAGGAGGGATATTACCTCACCAAAGACGGATATGCGGTGGTTCGAACTCCCGAAGGGAACTGGGCCTATCTGAACGTGGTCCCGGTTTGTCTTTTTGGTGGCGGTTTGTCCGTGATACAGTTTCCTGTCTCCTTTGTCGAACAGGGTAATCCGGAGATTTTTGCTCCGTCCGGAAATGGACACATGGGGATGGAACCGTCCCACTATACCTACGAACTGCCCTGATTAGGTTCTTCATAGCACAACGATCGCATCCGTTTTGTTGTATAATTCAAAACGTGCGGTCGTGTCGCCGCCGTCACGTATATGATGGAGGTGTTGAGATGGGGTTGTTCGGTCTTAACGAAGATGCTAGCGATGTAGTCAGAATCCTGATAGCCAACGATTCCAAACTTGAAAAACGCATCCTCTTCGACGGAATAGATCGCTTTTTTCCCGATAGATCTCGTCTCATCTTAGAGAGTTGCTCCAGAGGCGACGATGCTTTGGACTACATCCTTAAGGAGAAACCCGATATGGTTTTTCTCGATTGGGTTCTGCCGGGGATCGAGGGGCCCGAGATATGTCGTTCCGTAAGGGAAAAAGAGGGCGACGACGACTTCGGATACTGCTACATAGTCATGACCACCTCGATGGACGATAGAAGCTCCATCGCTCACGGTCTTTCATCCGGCGCGGACGATTTCATCACGAAGCCCTTTCATTCCGAGGACATAGAAGCGAGAATTACCGTAGGTCTTCGTCTCGTGGAGGCCTATCGAAAGGTCTTGAGGCAGAAGGAAGCCATAGATAGGATGTCCAGGACGGATGAGTTGACCGGTATCCTCAACAGACGTTACGTTTTATCCTGTTTAGAGAAGAGCCTGGACAGAGCTCAGAGAGAGAACCGTTCTCTTTCTATCTGTCTGTGTGACGTGGATTTTTTCAAACACATCAACGATAACTACGGGCATCAGGCAGGGGATTTCGTCCTGAGGAAACTGGGGTATTTTATGGAGACTTTCTTGGAGAAACACGGCGTAGCCGGCAGGTACGGCGGCGACGAGTTTCTGTTCGTTTTACCCGAAGCGGATGAGGCGGAGGCCAAGGAGATAGTGTGCTCTCTGTACGAAAGGATAAGTTCTGCACAGTTCGTCTTCAACGGCAAGGAGCTCCCGATCTCCCTTTCCTGCGGGCTTTCCTTCGTTCTGTCTCCTATGGAACA encodes:
- a CDS encoding outer membrane protein assembly factor BamB family protein — protein: MKGFFALFYSLFMILSASLAWAETPIADKDLSKNISWHYKALHGITGDMATNGERLFFSDGSGNLYCLDGKTGKLQWQRAFDVLLYGAPAVTKDRLYVGSGAGIVYCLSTVNGTTYWSKNLADAPDNLASGGINSSLALHEDALMAANLEGKVVRMDAQTGEERWSFKASREILASPLIAPPFVYVGDHAGIFHALSLDSGKRTWGGSSGGPIDATPAYFDGVVYYCGWDGVLHAIRVKGVTPLWGFKADGAATTDIVLSEKQAYLGTSSGTFYCVGTENGSLLWSIKMEGGVVASPVTSQNRIYVPEQNGKLHCFNGSTGEKDWSIDLGSNLVSNPVISEGNIFIGTMDGSIYSIKEGQ
- a CDS encoding GGDEF domain-containing response regulator → MGLFGLNEDASDVVRILIANDSKLEKRILFDGIDRFFPDRSRLILESCSRGDDALDYILKEKPDMVFLDWVLPGIEGPEICRSVREKEGDDDFGYCYIVMTTSMDDRSSIAHGLSSGADDFITKPFHSEDIEARITVGLRLVEAYRKVLRQKEAIDRMSRTDELTGILNRRYVLSCLEKSLDRAQRENRSLSICLCDVDFFKHINDNYGHQAGDFVLRKLGYFMETFLEKHGVAGRYGGDEFLFVLPEADEAEAKEIVCSLYERISSAQFVFNGKELPISLSCGLSFVLSPMEHGMWNSSNLIKMADDALYEAKRRGKNRICFYSDEGMEEISSVRSYQDLA